CTCATAAAAAATTTCAACAGCATAATCGGTGGTGCCGCCGCCTGGTTCGGTTTTGTAGCTGATAATTCCCGGGTAGCGCACACTGCGCACATCGACATGGAATTTTCCGGCGTAGTACTGGCAGAGCAATTCACCGGCACGTTTGGTGATTCCGTACATAGTATCTGGGTCGACCACTGTATTCTGAGGCGTGTTTTCTTTTGGTGAAGTCGGGCCAAACACGGCAATTGAGCTCGGCCAAAACACTTTGATATTTTTACCTCTGCTTAAATCGAGAACGTTTTTCAGGCCGGTCATGTTGACTTCCCAGGTCTGATCCGGATTCATCTCACCGCGAGCAGAAAGCAAAGAAGCTAGATGAAAGATGGTATCGATCTCATATTTTTCAATCACCTGACGAACCGCCTCTTTCTTCATCATATCAACAGTTTCATGAACGACGCGGTAAGGAGGCGTTGCCGGTCTTAGGTCGAGGCCAACTATATTCTCCAACCCAACTAAGGCTCCTATCTTTTCACTAAGCTCGCTGCCGATTTGACCATTGACGCCGGTGATGAGAATTTTTTTCATTCAGTGCCTCGAAGCTGTTCAAAGTTTGCTTTTTGCAGCATTCACCGCTACCAGGACCGGGTCCCAGACCGGTGCAAATGGGGGAGCGTAACTTAAATCTAAATAAGCGATTTCATTCAGGGTTAACTTGCTTGTCAAGGCGGTGGCAAAAATATCGATGCGTTTACTCACCCCTTCCTCCCCTACCATCTGCGCGCCTAACAACCGTTTGCTGCGTTTGTCAAAAACAACGCTGATCGTGATAGGCTTAACTCCCGAATAATAGCCCGCTTTGGAATTTTCAGTAATCGTTGTAAATCCGGCATCAAATCCAAATTCTTTTGCCTGTGTCGAATTTAAGCCGGTACTCCCGATCTCCAGACAAAAAGTTTTAAAAACCGACGTGCCGACGATGCCTTTGAAGGT
The candidate division KSB1 bacterium genome window above contains:
- a CDS encoding NAD-dependent epimerase/dehydratase family protein; protein product: MKKILITGVNGQIGSELSEKIGALVGLENIVGLDLRPATPPYRVVHETVDMMKKEAVRQVIEKYEIDTIFHLASLLSARGEMNPDQTWEVNMTGLKNVLDLSRGKNIKVFWPSSIAVFGPTSPKENTPQNTVVDPDTMYGITKRAGELLCQYYAGKFHVDVRSVRYPGIISYKTEPGGGTTDYAVEIFYEAIRNKIYTCFVGGETCLPMMYMDDAVRSAIEIMQADSEQIKIRSSYNLAAVSFTVEELAAEIKKSVPEFKCNYAPDFRQEIANSWPKTIDDSCARNDWNWQHEFDLAGITKVMLEKLREKLKL